From a single Accipiter gentilis chromosome 10, bAccGen1.1, whole genome shotgun sequence genomic region:
- the PYCR1 gene encoding pyrroline-5-carboxylate reductase 1, mitochondrial isoform X2: protein MSVGFIGAGQLAFALARGFTAAENGRELHGEQQGHGEEQRCPLPGREAPHHPLHPGGSGPRHRGPPHRGLLRSRRHHQLHREVIRCMTNTPVIVREGATVYATGTHADVEDGKLVEQLMASVGFCTEVEEDLIDAVTGLSGSGPAYAFTALDALADGGVKMGLPRRLAVRLGAQALLGAAKMLLESEQHPGQLKDNVCSPGGATIHALHFLESGGFRSLLINAVEASCIRTRELQHLADQEKISPAAIKKTLLDKVKLESPSLSVASASKVSLFTNKSPSCKNN from the exons ATGAGCGTGGGGTTCATCGGGGCCGGGCAGCTCGCCTTCGCCCTGGCCAGGGGCTTCACGGCGGCAG AAAATGGGCGTGAACTTCACGGTGAGCAACAAGGACACGGTGAAGAGCAGCGATGTCCTCTTCCTGGCCGTGAAGCCCCCCATCATCCCCTTCATCCTGGAGGAAGTGGGCCCCGACATCGAGGCCCGCCACATCGTGGTCTCCTGCGCAGCCGGCGTCACCATCAGCTCCATCGAGAAG TGATCAGGTGCATGACCAACACCCCTGTGATTGTCCGGGAAGGTGCTACAGTCTATGCCACTGGGACTCATGCGGATGTGGAGGATGGGAAGCTTGTGGAACAACTGATGGCCAGTGTAGGCTTCTGCACTGAGGTGGAAGAGGACCTGATAGATGCTGTAACAGGGCTCAGTGGCAGTGGCCCTGCGTAT GCGTTCACTGCTCTGGATGCTCTGGCGGATGGGGGAGTGAAAATGGGACTTCCCCGCAGGCTGGCTGTTCGACTTGGAGCACAGGCTTTGCTG GGTGCTGCCAAAATGCTGTTAGAATCTGAGCAGCATCCTGGGCAGCTGAAAGACAACGTCTGCTCGCCCGGGGGAGCCACCATCCATGCCCTGCACTTCCTGGAGAGCGGTGGCTTTCGTTCACTCCTAATCAATGCTGTGGAGGCTTCCTGCATCCGGACAAG GGAGCTGCAGCATTTGGCAGACCAAGAGAAGATCTCCCCAGCAGCCATAAAGAAGACTTTGTTGGATAAGGTGAAGCTGGAGTCTCCTTCTCTGTCTGTGGCATCTGCCAGCAAAGTCAGTCTGTTCACCAATAAGAGCCCCAGCTGCAAGAACAACTGA
- the PYCR1 gene encoding pyrroline-5-carboxylate reductase 1, mitochondrial isoform X3, with translation MGVNFTVSNKDTVKSSDVLFLAVKPPIIPFILEEVGPDIEARHIVVSCAAGVTISSIEKKLSTFCPTPKVIRCMTNTPVIVREGATVYATGTHADVEDGKLVEQLMASVGFCTEVEEDLIDAVTGLSGSGPAYAFTALDALADGGVKMGLPRRLAVRLGAQALLGAAKMLLESEQHPGQLKDNVCSPGGATIHALHFLESGGFRSLLINAVEASCIRTRELQHLADQEKISPAAIKKTLLDKVKLESPSLSVASASKVSLFTNKSPSCKNN, from the exons ATGGGCGTGAACTTCACGGTGAGCAACAAGGACACGGTGAAGAGCAGCGATGTCCTCTTCCTGGCCGTGAAGCCCCCCATCATCCCCTTCATCCTGGAGGAAGTGGGCCCCGACATCGAGGCCCGCCACATCGTGGTCTCCTGCGCAGCCGGCGTCACCATCAGCTCCATCGAGAAG AAACTCTCTACCTTCTGCCCCACACCAAAAGTGATCAGGTGCATGACCAACACCCCTGTGATTGTCCGGGAAGGTGCTACAGTCTATGCCACTGGGACTCATGCGGATGTGGAGGATGGGAAGCTTGTGGAACAACTGATGGCCAGTGTAGGCTTCTGCACTGAGGTGGAAGAGGACCTGATAGATGCTGTAACAGGGCTCAGTGGCAGTGGCCCTGCGTAT GCGTTCACTGCTCTGGATGCTCTGGCGGATGGGGGAGTGAAAATGGGACTTCCCCGCAGGCTGGCTGTTCGACTTGGAGCACAGGCTTTGCTG GGTGCTGCCAAAATGCTGTTAGAATCTGAGCAGCATCCTGGGCAGCTGAAAGACAACGTCTGCTCGCCCGGGGGAGCCACCATCCATGCCCTGCACTTCCTGGAGAGCGGTGGCTTTCGTTCACTCCTAATCAATGCTGTGGAGGCTTCCTGCATCCGGACAAG GGAGCTGCAGCATTTGGCAGACCAAGAGAAGATCTCCCCAGCAGCCATAAAGAAGACTTTGTTGGATAAGGTGAAGCTGGAGTCTCCTTCTCTGTCTGTGGCATCTGCCAGCAAAGTCAGTCTGTTCACCAATAAGAGCCCCAGCTGCAAGAACAACTGA
- the PYCR1 gene encoding pyrroline-5-carboxylate reductase 1, mitochondrial isoform X4 encodes MSVGFIGAGQLAFALARGFTAAGVLAAHKITASSPDTDLPTVSGLRKMGVNFTVSNKDTVKSSDVLFLAVKPPIIPFILEEVGPDIEARHIVVSCAAGVTISSIEKAFTALDALADGGVKMGLPRRLAVRLGAQALLGAAKMLLESEQHPGQLKDNVCSPGGATIHALHFLESGGFRSLLINAVEASCIRTRELQHLADQEKISPAAIKKTLLDKVKLESPSLSVASASKVSLFTNKSPSCKNN; translated from the exons ATGAGCGTGGGGTTCATCGGGGCCGGGCAGCTCGCCTTCGCCCTGGCCAGGGGCTTCACGGCGGCAG GGGTCCTGGCCGCGCACAAGATCACGGCGAGCTCCCCGGACACCGACCTGCCCACCGTGAGCGGGCTGCGG AAAATGGGCGTGAACTTCACGGTGAGCAACAAGGACACGGTGAAGAGCAGCGATGTCCTCTTCCTGGCCGTGAAGCCCCCCATCATCCCCTTCATCCTGGAGGAAGTGGGCCCCGACATCGAGGCCCGCCACATCGTGGTCTCCTGCGCAGCCGGCGTCACCATCAGCTCCATCGAGAAG GCGTTCACTGCTCTGGATGCTCTGGCGGATGGGGGAGTGAAAATGGGACTTCCCCGCAGGCTGGCTGTTCGACTTGGAGCACAGGCTTTGCTG GGTGCTGCCAAAATGCTGTTAGAATCTGAGCAGCATCCTGGGCAGCTGAAAGACAACGTCTGCTCGCCCGGGGGAGCCACCATCCATGCCCTGCACTTCCTGGAGAGCGGTGGCTTTCGTTCACTCCTAATCAATGCTGTGGAGGCTTCCTGCATCCGGACAAG GGAGCTGCAGCATTTGGCAGACCAAGAGAAGATCTCCCCAGCAGCCATAAAGAAGACTTTGTTGGATAAGGTGAAGCTGGAGTCTCCTTCTCTGTCTGTGGCATCTGCCAGCAAAGTCAGTCTGTTCACCAATAAGAGCCCCAGCTGCAAGAACAACTGA
- the PYCR1 gene encoding pyrroline-5-carboxylate reductase 1, mitochondrial isoform X1: protein MSVGFIGAGQLAFALARGFTAAGVLAAHKITASSPDTDLPTVSGLRKMGVNFTVSNKDTVKSSDVLFLAVKPPIIPFILEEVGPDIEARHIVVSCAAGVTISSIEKKLSTFCPTPKVIRCMTNTPVIVREGATVYATGTHADVEDGKLVEQLMASVGFCTEVEEDLIDAVTGLSGSGPAYAFTALDALADGGVKMGLPRRLAVRLGAQALLGAAKMLLESEQHPGQLKDNVCSPGGATIHALHFLESGGFRSLLINAVEASCIRTRELQHLADQEKISPAAIKKTLLDKVKLESPSLSVASASKVSLFTNKSPSCKNN from the exons ATGAGCGTGGGGTTCATCGGGGCCGGGCAGCTCGCCTTCGCCCTGGCCAGGGGCTTCACGGCGGCAG GGGTCCTGGCCGCGCACAAGATCACGGCGAGCTCCCCGGACACCGACCTGCCCACCGTGAGCGGGCTGCGG AAAATGGGCGTGAACTTCACGGTGAGCAACAAGGACACGGTGAAGAGCAGCGATGTCCTCTTCCTGGCCGTGAAGCCCCCCATCATCCCCTTCATCCTGGAGGAAGTGGGCCCCGACATCGAGGCCCGCCACATCGTGGTCTCCTGCGCAGCCGGCGTCACCATCAGCTCCATCGAGAAG AAACTCTCTACCTTCTGCCCCACACCAAAAGTGATCAGGTGCATGACCAACACCCCTGTGATTGTCCGGGAAGGTGCTACAGTCTATGCCACTGGGACTCATGCGGATGTGGAGGATGGGAAGCTTGTGGAACAACTGATGGCCAGTGTAGGCTTCTGCACTGAGGTGGAAGAGGACCTGATAGATGCTGTAACAGGGCTCAGTGGCAGTGGCCCTGCGTAT GCGTTCACTGCTCTGGATGCTCTGGCGGATGGGGGAGTGAAAATGGGACTTCCCCGCAGGCTGGCTGTTCGACTTGGAGCACAGGCTTTGCTG GGTGCTGCCAAAATGCTGTTAGAATCTGAGCAGCATCCTGGGCAGCTGAAAGACAACGTCTGCTCGCCCGGGGGAGCCACCATCCATGCCCTGCACTTCCTGGAGAGCGGTGGCTTTCGTTCACTCCTAATCAATGCTGTGGAGGCTTCCTGCATCCGGACAAG GGAGCTGCAGCATTTGGCAGACCAAGAGAAGATCTCCCCAGCAGCCATAAAGAAGACTTTGTTGGATAAGGTGAAGCTGGAGTCTCCTTCTCTGTCTGTGGCATCTGCCAGCAAAGTCAGTCTGTTCACCAATAAGAGCCCCAGCTGCAAGAACAACTGA
- the MYADML2 gene encoding myeloid-associated differentiation marker-like protein 2, with the protein MMESTGGPYLNTAAVTSPVGIARLLQMTFGCTTFSLVAHQGGFSAAYGTFCMFVWTFCFAITVFIITCEFTHLHSCLTISWGNFTAAFAMLATLMSVTAAVIYPLYFVQLGCYPIGCEVRDFRIAASVFAGLLFVVYAAEVFLTRAKPGQVTSYMATISGLLKIVQAFVACIIFGALVNDSQYSKYVATQWCVAVYSFCFVVTVVVVAFSVTGKTALLWFPFERSVVIYTFGAVLLYMSAAVIWPVFCFDSKYGSPRRPGLCAKGKCPWDSQLVIAIFTYVNLLLYVVDLAYSQRIRFVSHL; encoded by the coding sequence ATGATGGAAAGCACGGGAGGACCGTATCTGAACACGGCTGCTGTGACATCCCCTGTGGGAATAGCTCGTTTGCTGCAGATGACGTTTGGATGCACCACGTTCAGCCTGGTAGCCCACCAGGGGGGATTCAGCGCGGCCTATGGCACTTTCTGCATGTTTGTCTGGACCTTCTGTTTCGCCATCACCGTCTTCATCATCACCTGCGAATTCACGCATCTGCACAGCTGCCTGACCATTTCCTGGGGAAACTTCACAGCTGCTTTTGCCATGCTCGCCACGCTCATGTCTGTCACGGCCGCAGTGATCTACCCGCTCTACTTTGTCCAGCTCGGCTGTTACCCCATCGGCTGTGAGGTGAGAGACTTTCGCATCGCAGCCAGCGTCTTCGCAGGCCTCCTGTTTGTCGTGTATGCCGCCGAGGTGTTCCTAACCAGGGCAAAGCCGGGACAAGTCACCAGCTACATGGCCACCATCTCTGGGCTCCTGAAGATCGTACAGGCCTTCGTGGCCTGCATCATCTTTGGGGCGCTGGTGAACGACAGCCAGTATAGCAAATACGTGGCGACGCAGTGGTGCGTGGCTGTCTACAGCTTTTGCTTTGTGGTGACAGTGGTGGTAGTGGCCTTCAGCGTCACAGGTAAGACTGCCTTGCTGTGGTTCCCCTTTGAGCGCTCTGTGGTCATCTACACTTTCGGGGCTGTGCTGCTGTACATGAGCGCAGCGGTCATCTGGCCGGTGTTCTGCTTCGACAGCAAGTACGGCTCCCCGCGGCGCCCCGGCCTCTGCGCCAAGGGCAAGTGCCCCTGGGACAGCCAGCTGGTCATCGCCATCTTCACCTACGTGAACCTGCTGCTCTACGTCGTGGATCTGGCGTACTCCCAGCGCATCCGCTTTGTCTCGCACCTCTGA